The following is a genomic window from Pseudomonas parafulva.
GCGCGTGGCGATGTCCAGACTGGCCATCGGATCGAACGGATTCAACGCGCCTTTGATGGTGACTGGCGCATAGCGGTCGACCTTGCCTTGGATATCGACTTTGGCTGGCTGCGACTGGTGATTGTCGATGGTGCCGATCTGGCCGTTGAGCTGCTGAACGGCCGTGGCGAAATTGGGTGTCAAGGTCAGGTCGGCGAAGTTGGCCGAACCGTCGTTGATGTCGATCTGGCCAATGCGGATGCCCAGCGGTTTATCAGCGCTGGCGGTAGCCGGTTTGCGCTCGCCGCTCGACGAGCTTGCGCTGGTTTGCGGGATCAGCAGGTCGTCGATGCTGGTGGTGCGGTCTTCGTTGATGATGAAGCGCGCGTAGGGTTGCTGCAGGGTGACTTTGTCGATCGACAATGCATTGCCATGCACGTAGGACAAGCCATCGACGTTGACCTGCTGCCACTTGACGAAGTCTCGGCCCTTGATGGTGTCGAGGGTGTGCAACTGATTGACCTGCGCCTTGCCTGTGAGGCTGAAGGCCAGTGGCTGGGTACCCTTGAGGTCGACGTCGAGATCGCTGGCGAGCATGCCGCTGCGCAGTTCCAGGCGAATGAAGGGACTGATGTAGGCCTGGGCCACGCGCAGGTCGATGTCGCGGGTACTGACGTTCAGCTTGGCCGTGACTGGCGCGAGGTTGACTTGACCCGCGGCCTGCAGCTTGCCCTGACGGCCGACACCGGTGTCCAGTTTCAAGGTGAAAGGCGACTTGTTCAGGCTGTCGAAGCCTTTGAGGTCGAGATTCAGCGGGCCGACATCGAGCTCTACGGGGTCCTGTTGGCTGCGATCTGCCAGATGGATCAAGTAATCGCGTGCCTGCACGTCCTTGAGCAGTACCTGCCAGGGCTTGCTTGGCGCCGTTGCGGCCTGTTCGGGGGCAACGGGCTCGGCGGTAGCTGGCTCGGCCTTTTGCTTGGGTGTGACCTTGGCCGGCTGGCTGGCGAACAATTTCTGCCAGTCGAGCTGACCATCGCGCTCAAGTGCGGCCCAGGTTTCGAGCTTTTCGCTGCGGACCTTGCCAACGCTGACCCGTTGCTTGGCGAGATCGACCGAGGTGTCGCTGATTTCCAGCTTCGCCAGACGGGCCAGTTTACGGCCATCCGGCGCCTTAATGGCGAACGGTGCGATGCGCAGCGAGGCGTTGTCCAGCAACAGTTCGGTCTGTTTGGACAGGTTGAGCTTGTAATGCGTGTCGAGGCTGAGCTTGCCTTCCTCGAGCACCAGCGGCACGGCGTCGCGCACATAAGGCCAGAACAGCTTCATTTTGCCGTCGGTGATTTTCAGGGTGCCTTCGGAGGCGATCGGGGACAGGCTGAGGTTGCCACTCCAGTCGATCCGACCGCCATTGGGGCCGTTGGCTACCAGTGTCATATCCGCGCTGTCGTCGGGCAGGGTGCTGAGGTTCTTAAGCTCCAGGTTCATCGAGTCGTAGAGAAACTCGATGGGCTCGCTCGGGCGCAGATCCTGGAAGTGCAGGTAGCCTTCGTTGAGCTTGATGCGGGCGATGCGCAGTGGGAAGGGGTCGCTCGGCGTTTCGTCCGCCTTGGGCTCGCTTGGCGGCAGCTTGAACAGGTGTGAGAGGTTGAGGCTGCCATCCTTGGCGAACAGCAGTTCGGTGCGCGGCTTGTCCAGCTCGATGGCGTCCAGATGCAGGGCTCCGGTCCACAGACTGTCGAGTGAAAGATTGGCATAGAGGCGCTCGAACCCGACCTGCTCCTTCCCTGGCTCGCCCACCTGCAGGCCCCACAGGGTCAATTCGAGGGTGAAAGGATTGAACTCGATGCGCTGCAGGTGTGCCGGCACGGTGGCGTAGTGGGCCAACTGCTGGTTGGCGATGCGCAGAGCGACGCCGGGGAGGATGAAGAAACCCATGAGGCTGTAGAGGGCCACGATGGCTAGCAGGGCGCCGATGGCGCGGATCAATCCTTTGGGCATGTGCGGCGTCGTCTGTCGCGAACGGAGGTGCCTTGGAGTATGGCACGGCTGATCGGTTCCGAAACATCGGACAAACCCTAGATCAGGTCCATTCGCCTGCGGGCACGCTGAGCCGAGCCATTGCGCATCGCCCAGCGCAGTATCGGCGCGATCTGCTTCACCCCGAGACGTACTAACTGGCGCTTGAGCGAACTCTGACGTTGCCCGAGGAGATCGTTGGCCCATAAGGGCAGCAGGTCGATGCCCGCCTGCAGCATGAGTGTGCCAACGGGCTGCGCCACTCGGCTGGGCGCCGGC
Proteins encoded in this region:
- a CDS encoding DUF748 domain-containing protein, whose protein sequence is MPKGLIRAIGALLAIVALYSLMGFFILPGVALRIANQQLAHYATVPAHLQRIEFNPFTLELTLWGLQVGEPGKEQVGFERLYANLSLDSLWTGALHLDAIELDKPRTELLFAKDGSLNLSHLFKLPPSEPKADETPSDPFPLRIARIKLNEGYLHFQDLRPSEPIEFLYDSMNLELKNLSTLPDDSADMTLVANGPNGGRIDWSGNLSLSPIASEGTLKITDGKMKLFWPYVRDAVPLVLEEGKLSLDTHYKLNLSKQTELLLDNASLRIAPFAIKAPDGRKLARLAKLEISDTSVDLAKQRVSVGKVRSEKLETWAALERDGQLDWQKLFASQPAKVTPKQKAEPATAEPVAPEQAATAPSKPWQVLLKDVQARDYLIHLADRSQQDPVELDVGPLNLDLKGFDSLNKSPFTLKLDTGVGRQGKLQAAGQVNLAPVTAKLNVSTRDIDLRVAQAYISPFIRLELRSGMLASDLDVDLKGTQPLAFSLTGKAQVNQLHTLDTIKGRDFVKWQQVNVDGLSYVHGNALSIDKVTLQQPYARFIINEDRTTSIDDLLIPQTSASSSSGERKPATASADKPLGIRIGQIDINDGSANFADLTLTPNFATAVQQLNGQIGTIDNHQSQPAKVDIQGKVDRYAPVTIKGALNPFDPMASLDIATRFRRVELTTLTPYSGKFAGYRIRKGRLDLDLHYVITKGQLKAENKVVVEQLQLGERVDSPDAVDLPIRLAVALLKDTQGRISIELPVSGDLNNPQFSVMPIVWQTMRNLVLRAAQAPFKFIGGLIAGGGSQDLGTVAFAPGSSDLSTAAKGDLDKLAAALKQRPELRLEIEGTSAQTSDGPLIAQQRLEREYQSTWYKILQRRGDKVPANASMLVVDDSDKPAMLEGIYRTRLKQQPPAEWEKLSRDERTTKLREAVIRSWAESAALLRSLARERASSIKDYLVDHGKLEDDRVYFIDTTLGKAEADGRVITPMHLDAE